From the Actinomadura luzonensis genome, the window CGCGGCCGTCGTGCTGAGCGGCGCGCTCGACGACGGCGCGCGCGGCAGCGAGGCCGTCCACCGGCAGGGCGGCGCGGTCGCCGTCCAGAGCCTGGAGGAGTGCGTCTTCCCCGGCATGCCGTCCGCCGCCCTCGCCGCGGTGCCGGAGGCCGAGGAGCTGACCGTGCAGAAGCTCGCGGCCTGGGTCGAGCACCAGAGCCGCACCCCTGTGGAGGTGGAGGAGCGGATGCCCGACAACGACATGGAGAGGGAGATCGACCTCCTGCTGCGGGAGGGCCCGGCCCTCGGCGACCCCGACGGCGAGCTCATCGCCTTCAGCTGCCCGACCTGCGACGGCCCCATGTACGAGCAGCGGAGCGGGCGCAGCTCCCGCTACGTCTGCCGGGTCGGCCACGCCTGGTCCCGTGAGGCCATGCTGAACGCCCAGTCGGACGCGGTCGAGCGGGCCCTGTGGGTGGCCGTGCAGCGGCTGGAGGAACGCATCCGGGTGCTGGAGCGCATGCGCAGCTCCGCGGAGGACCGCCGGCAGACCATCTCCGCCCAGTACCTCCGTGAGGAGGAGGAACGCACCAGGGAAGCCCTGGAAACCCTCCGCACGCTGCAATCGCGCATCGGTCGCGGCGACGAGCCGTCGTTGGCGGACTGAGCAGCGCCGGGCAGCGTAGGCTGGCGCCGTGACACCTGAGGAAGAGCGCGAGTTCGACGATCTCCTCCTCCTGCTGAAGGAGACCCGCGGCTTCGACTTCACCGGCTACAAGCGCAACACGCTCATACGACGCATCGCCCGCCGGCTGGAGGCGCTGAAGCTCCACACCTACAGCGAATACCGCGACCACCTGGAGTTGCAGCCGGAGGAGTACAGCAGGCTGTTCGACAGCCTGCTCATCAACGTGACCAGCTTCTTCAGGGACGCCGCCGCCTGGCAACGGCTGCGTGAGACGGTCATCCCCGCCCTGATGGAGCACAAGGACACCGGCCAGCCCATCCGGGTGTGGAGCGCGGGCTGCGCCACGGGCGAGGAGGCGTACACGATCGCCATGGTCCTCGCCGAGGAGCTCGGCATGGAGTCCTTCCGCGATCGCGTCAAGATCTACGGCACCGACCTCGACGAGAAGGCGCTGCACGCGGCGCGCACCGGCGTCTACACCGACCGCGCGCTCGCCGACGTGCCCCTCGACCTGCGCGAGACCTACTTCGAGCCGGTCGACAACGGCTTCACCTTCCGCCGCGACCTGCGCCGCCAGCTCATCTTCGGCCGCAACGACCTGACCCGCGACGCCCCGATCTCGCGCGTCGACCTGCTGCTGGCCCGCAACACGCTGATGTACTTCAACACGGAGATGCAGCTCAACATCATCCGGCGCTTCCACTTCGCGCTCGCCGACCCGGGCTTCCTGTTCCTCGGCAAGGCCGAGATGCTGCTCAACCACAGCGACAAGTTCGAGCCCGTCGACCTGCGGATGCGGCTGTTCAGGAAGATCCGGCCGGCCAGCCACAACAACCGCGCCACCTGGTCCGTGGTCGGCACCGCCACCGACCTCGCCGCGCGGCTGCCGACGCTGGCGTCCGTCGCCCTCGCCTCGGGGCCGGTGGCGCAGCTCGTGCTCGACCTGTCCGGCAACCTGGCCCTGGCCAACAGCAGGGCCGAGGCGCTGTTCAACCTCAACCCGCGCGACGTCGGCCGCCCGTTCCAGGACCTCGAGGTCTCCTACCGGCCGGTGGAGCTGCGCTCGGTGATCGAGCAGGCCCGCCACGACCTTCGCACGGTCGAACTCCAGGAGGTGACCTGGCACCGGCCCGGCATGCCCGAGGACAACGTCTTCGACGTCTCCGTGGTCCCGCTCCTCGCCTCCGGCAACCTCGTGGGGATCAGCATCCACTTCAACGACGTGACCCGCTACCGCAAGCTGCGCGATGAGCTGGAAGAGGCCAACCGCCAGCTCGAACAGGCCTACGAGGAGCTCCAGTCCCTCAACGAGGAGCTGGAGACCACCAACGAGGAGCTCCAGTCCACCAACGAGGAGCTGGAGACCACCAACGAGGAGCTCCAGTCCACCAACGAGGAGTTGGAGACGATGAACGAGGAGCTCCAGTCCACCAACGACGAGCTCCAGCAGATCAACGACGCCCTGACGGCCCGCACGATCGAGCTGGACGAGGTCAACACGTTCGTCTCCTCGGTGGTGCGGAGCCTCGGCGACGCGGTGGTGGTGCTCGACGACCAGCTCCGGGTCATCGTCTGGAGCCCCGGCGCCGAGGACCTGTGGGGCGTGCGCTCCGACGAGGCCGTGGGCAAGAACCTGTCGGCGCTCGACATCGGCCTGCCGCTCGACGTGCTCTCGCCGCGGCTGCAGGCGGCCCTGTCCGCCGACGGCGGCAAACCGGCGGACGAGCTCGAAGGGCTGGTTCTGGACGCCGTCAACCGCAGGGGCCGGCCGGCGGCGCTCGCCGTGCAGGTGTCCCACCTGCGGGCCGAGGACGGCGACACCCACGGCCTCATCATGGTGATGAACCTGATCGGCTCCGACGCCCCGACCGACCGCTAGATCGCGAGCTCCGCCAGCGGGATCCGGCGGAAGGCGATGCTCTCGTACGGGCCGAAGTCGCCGGTCTCGAACAGCAGCCCCACCGTGTCCGCGTCCAGCCTGACCAGGTCGGAGTAGGCCGCGGGCAGCCCGGACACGGTGTGGGCGACCCGCCAGGTGACGCCGTGGTCGTGGCTGGCCCGCACGGTCATCAGCGCCCGGGCGGCCGGGTCCGCCGGGCCGGAGAACAGCAGCACGCCCGGCGGGTCGCACCACAGCAGGCTGCCCTCCACCACTGGGCCCACCAGGCCCGCCTGGGGCCGGAACGGCAGCTCCAGCGTCTGCCCGCCGTCGGCCGAGTAGGCGTCGGCGCGGGTGCCGGGGGCGGTCGAGTCGGTGCGGGTGTTGAGGTAGACCCGGCCGCCGGGCAGCTCGGCCGCGGTGGTCTCGTTGACGTTGACGTAGCCGTCGGGGGTGTCGTCGACGTAGCCGATGCGCCAGCTCCGGCCGCCGTCGTCGCTGAGCAGGCAGTGGCCGCCGTTGTACTTGCCCTCGGTGCCGTTGTCCTGGCCCGCGGGGGGCAGGGAGTGGTTGGCGGGGACGAGGAGGCGGCCGGCGTGCGGGCCCTCGCGCAGCTCGATCGCGTGGCCGGGGGTGGTCGCGTACCAGCGCCACTCCGGCCTCTTCACCTGCTCGGTGATCTCGCGGGGCGCGGACCAGGTGACGCCGTCGTCCGCGCTCACCTGCACGAACACCCGCCGCCCGGCCTCGGCGGCCACCTGGCCGCGCCGGATTTTCTCCTCGGTCGCGCCCGGGCCCTGCCGCACCAGGACCAGCACCACCCGGCCGTCGGACGTCACGATCGGCGCGGGATTGCCCGCGGTGCCGCCGCGCGGCTCGGTGGCGACGACCTGGAGCGCGTCCCAGGTGCGGCCGCCGTCGTGGGACCGCTTGAGCACCACGTCGATGTGCCCGGAGTCGCCCGCCGACTCCCGCCGCCCCTCCGCGAACGCCAGCACGACCCCCGCGCTGGTGGTCACCGCGGCCGGGATCCGGAACGTGTGGTAGCCGTCGCTCCCCTGACGATAGGGCAGGGACGTCGGATGCTGATCGACCATGCGCGCACGCTACGACCCCCGGATGAACACCATCCGACCCCCCGGCGAACGCCCGCCCCCGGAGCGTGGGGTGGTGGCGGCACACGCCGGGAAGTGGCCCGGGGGTCGTCGCGGGGGTGCGGCGTGAAAGAGTGCGTTGCAGGAACGAGTGCATGGGGAGGCTGGGGTGGCCGACGAGTTCGACGTGATCGTGATCGGCGCCGGTCCCGCCGGTGAGAACGTCGCGGACCGGGCGGTACGGGGCGGCCTGACCGCGGCGATCGTGGAGGAGCGCCTGGCCGGCGGCGAGTGCTCCTACTGGGCGTGCGTGCCGAGCAAGGCGCTGCTGCGCCCGGTGGACCTGGCGGGCGAGGTGAGCCGGGTGCCGGGCATGTCGCTCGGCGAGATCGACGTGGCGGCCGTGCTGGCCCGCCGCGACGAGGCCGTCGGCAACTACGACGACGGCGGCCAGGTGCGGTGGATCGAGGGCGTGCCGGCGGAGTTCGTCCGCGGGCGGGGGCGGCTGGACGGGCCGAAGCGGGTGCGGGTGACGCTGGAGGACGGCGCCGAGCGGGTGCTGACCGCCCGCCAGGCCGTGGTCCTGGCGACGGGCAGCACGGCGGCGGTCCCGCCGGTGCCCGGCCTGGCCGAGGCGCGCCCGTGGACCAGCCACGAGGTGACGGCGGCCGCCGGGATCCCGGAGCGGCTGGCCGTGCTGGGCGGCGGCGTGGTGGCGTGCGAGATGGCGCAGGCCATGCACGGCCTCGGCGCCCGCCAGACGACGCTACTGGTGCGCGGCGGCGGGCTGCTCGGCCGCATGGAGCCGTTCGCGGGCGAGCTGCTGGCCGAGTCGTTCGCCGCGAGCGGCATCGACGTGCGCACCCGCACCGACGTGGTCCGGGTGGAGCGCCCCGAGCCGGGCGGCAAGGTGACGGTGCACCTGTCCGACGGCCCGCCGCTGGAGGCCGACGAGCTGCTGGTGGCCACCGGCCGCCATCCCGCGACCCGCGGTCTCGGGCTGTCCTCGGTGGGCCTGGCCGACGGCGCGTACGTCGAGGTGGACGACAGCATGCGGGCGACCGGCGTCCCCGGCGGCTGGTTGTACGCCGTGGGCGACGTCAACGGCCGGGCGCTGCTCACCCACATGGGCAAGTACCAGGCGCGGATCTGCGGCGACGTGATCGCGGCGCGGGCCCGCGGCGACGAGCTGCCCGGGATGCGCGACCTGGCGGGCGGCTACGGCGAGCCGCAGGTGGTGTTCACCGACCCGCAGGTGTGCGCGGTGGGCCGGACGGAGGCGGCCGCCAGGGAGGCCGGCTTCCGGGTGCGCGCGGTCGACTACGACCTGGGCTCGGTGACCGGCGCCTACCTGCTGGGCGACGGCTACCGGGGCCGGGCGAAGGCCGTCGTGGACGAGGACAGGAAGGTGCTGCTGGGGGTGACGTTCGCCGGTCCGGGGGTCGGCGAGCTGCTGCACGCGGCGACGATCGCGGTGACCGCCGAGGTGCCGCTGGAGCGGCTGTGGCACGCCGTGCCGTCGTTCCCGACGGTCAGTGAGGTCTGGTTGCGTCTTCTGGAGGCGTACGGGCTGTAGGGCCGGTCACCGGGGGTCCGGCCCGGGAGGGCGCGGAGCCGTGTGGTCCCCGCTGCAGCATCAGCTCCGCCACGGTCTCCTCGACGCTGTCGCGCACGTCCACGCGCGACAGCAGGTCCGTCAGCCGCAGCACGGACAGCAGGTGGCCGGACGGCCGGACCAGGATGATCCGGCCGCCGGCCTCGCCCGTGCCGTCCTGCTGCTCCTCCATGCGTTGCATCGCCATCGCCAGCACGCCGATCACGGAGGAGTCGTAGAAGTCGAGATCGGCGAGGTCGAACACGAGGACCGGGCCAGGGGACCAGTCCCAGACGGCGGTGACGCAAGCGCTGAACCGGACTCTTCCGGCGTGGTCGAGCCGGCCGCTGGCGCGGATGACCGTGCAGTGAAGGTGCCGGGTCGTCTCAATGCGCAGGCCGCTCCTGGTCACCTTTTTCCACTGCCCCCAGAGCGGCGTTATCACAGGTGATCGCCATTTTTCCGGGTATGGCGGGGCGGGCAGGCGCCCGCCCCGTGAAGGGCGGGCACTCCCGTGACCCGCGGGAAAGGTGGTCCCCCTACTCGTACGGGGACAGCTCCATCCCGTACGACCGGTCGCTGACGGTGGCGTACTCCAGGGTCGGCACGACGCCCTGGTCGGGCGCGAGGAGCACGAGCAGCGGCGAGCGGGCCGGGCTCGGCACCTCCAGCTCGGTCAGGTTGCCCTGGGGCCGCTGCTCCGGCACGCCGATGTCGCCGTCGCGGATGCTGAGGACCTGCTCGACGTCCGGGGCGGCGGCGCGCATGAGCTTCTTCGTGGCGTGCCGCAGCCAGCGCCACTCGCTGTTCATCCGCCGCCAGGTCGCCGGGATGACGGCGGCCGGCTCGGCCTTGGTGCTGAGCCGGAAGGTGATGTAGCCGCTGGAGCCGAACGTGTTCCGCAGCACCGGGTTGACCAGGAACATGCCGGAGCGGAGCTGCCGGGGGCCCTGCCGGTTGAGGTTGACCAGGCCGCCGGCGCTGATCAGCGAGTAGAGCTCGCAGCGGCAGCCGTCGAGCTGGTCGGGGTCGAAGTCGACGGCCGGCGGCTCCTCGAAGACGATCTTGTCGATGCGCACGCCCGCCACGCCGTCCGGGATGACCCGGCCGGCCAGGATCTCGCGCGCCTCGGGGCCGACGCCGTCGCCCTCCATGATGTCCAGCGCCTCGACGCAGATCAGCCCGTCGTCGGGGATCTCCTCGGCGGCGAGGTCGAAGGCGACCTGGGCGTGCGAGCGGCGCCCGCGCAGCAGCACGCACTGGCGCAGCAGCCCCTGGGAGCGGATCTGGATCAGCCGGGGCAGCGTGCTGACCGGGTCGGTCGCGCCGGTGTGCCAGCCGCTGATCGAGTGCTCGTCCACCGACAGCGACATGCGCACCCGCAGCGGACGGCCCTGCGCGGCGATCTTGAAGCCGGCCAGCCCCGAGGTCTCGAACCTGCCGACGATCTGCGAGCCGCGGTGCAGCCGGTCGGTGATCTGCAGGGCGGCGATCTGACCGCTGAGCAGGTGGGTCGGCGGGATCGCGGGCAGGATCACCTGGTCGAGGTCGGTGGCGGAGCCTACGCTGATCATCGGGCGCTCCTCGCGGGGGTGAGTGTGGTGGACAGCCCTGCCGGGTAACGGAAGTCGAAGCGGGTGAGCAGGGGTTCACGCCGCTCCCACATGCGGTGCACCGCGCTGAAGAGGGGGTCGCCGTCGCGCTCGACGTAGCGGAGGTTGACTGCCAGCACGCGCGGGTAGTCGGCGCCGTGCGCCCAGTGCGGCAGGAGCTGGGTGGGCACGTCGGCGCCGCACCGGCGCATCCACAACCACAGGCGGGCGCGCTCGCGCTGCTCGGGGCCGAGGATGGTGTCGCCCTTGGCGTGCGTGGCGACGGCCTCCTCCAGCAGCCGCTGGTGGTCGGCGGCGGTCTGCGACAGGTGGGTGGCGCCGCAGCAGGCGCCCTCCGACCAGCCGGCCTGGATGACCGGGATGCCGAAGGCGGGCAGGTCGCTGTCCTCGAAGGTGACGGCGACGTCGGTGAGGCTCCACAGGATGTTGGTCGACAGCCCGGCGAGGCCGGACTTCATCCGCGGGTGGCTGGGCGCGATCGGGTCGAAGAACAGCCAGTTCGCCGACTCGTCGGAGGCCGCGAACTGCGCCGTGAGCTCGAACAGCTCGGTGTCCCTGCCGGGCACGTGGCCGGTCACGGCGATCGTGGGCAGGCCGGGGTCGAGCCCGAGGCGGGCGCAGCCGTAGTTGCGGAGCTGGCGGCGCTCGGTGTCGGTGCGCACCTGGTAGCCGCTCTTGGCCTGCCAGGCCACCCGCTCGGCGCTCGGCCTGATGACCTCGCGGTGCGGCCAGACGTACTGCTCGAAGAAGGCCGCCACGCGGCCGGGCAGCTCCTCCTCGAAGGAGGCCGAGCCCTCCTCCGGGAACAGCGCGTACGCCTGCAGCGTGCCGGTGCCGTGCACGTGCACGACCGGGATGTCCCGGGGCACGCCGCGGTCCACCCGCCCGGTCACCAGCGCGACCGGCGGCGTCTCCGGCTGCAGGTCGGCCGCCGCCCCGAACACCTCGGCGAGCTGCCTCGACTCCGGATCGCCCAGCACCACCAGGCGGGCGGCGGCGGCGCCGCACACGGCCTTGGCCACCATGAGCGTCCGCACCACGGCTCTGATGTCCTGGTCGAACACCTCCGCCACGACGCAGCGCTCGCCACTGGGGCTCTCTCCCCAGTAGGTACGGGCGGCGCGGAGCAGCCGATCGAAATGCCCGCCATCCCCGACACGACGCATGAGACCTCCAACGGGCTGGATAGATATGCCCTGGTAGAGGCTGCCAGAGTGCCGTACGTCCGCTCTGACGCCGCGACGACGTTTTGCCGACGTCTGACGGGAACCAGAAGGAACCGTGCCACACCGGACGCTGTGCCGGAAGTCACGGGCGCCGGGTGCGAACCAACCGGCGCCCATCGGGGTCCAAGCTTTTACATGGAGCACGCCATGGCCGGGTTTAGGATGCACCCTATTGCCACGAGGGGGAGGAATTTCCGCATGGGTTCCCGCATGTCGAGTATCGCGCGCCTCATCGGCGCGGCAGCCGCGGCCGGCGTGGTGGCGGCGGCCATCGCGCTGCCGGCGGTCGGCGGCACGGGAGCCATGTTCGTCGGCGCGTCGGAGGATCTGGGGATCAAGCCCGAGGAGCTCAAGGAGCCCCCGCTGGCCGAGCAGACCACCGTGCTCGACGCCAAGGGCAACGAGATCGCCTACTTCTACGAGCAGTACCGCACGACGGTCAGCCTGGACCAGGTGGCCGACGTGATGAAGAACGCGATCATCTCCATCGAGGACTACCGCTTCTACGAGCACGGCGCCATCGACATCGAGGGCACCGTCCGCGCCCTGGCCAAGAACCTCGCCTCCGGCGGCATCGCGCAGGGCGGCTCGTCCATCACCCAGCAGTACGTCAAGCAGGTGCTGCTCAACTCGGCGACCACCGAGAAGGAGAAGAACGCCGCGCTGGAGGCCAGCTACGCCCGCAAGCTCAAGGAGCTGCGTTACGCGATGGCCGTGGAGGAGAAGTACACCAAGGACCAGATCCTGGAGAAGTACCTCAACATCGCCTACTTCGGCGCCAGCGCGTACGGCGTGGAGGCGGCGGCCCAGCGCTTCTTCGGCGTCAGCGCCTCCGAGCTCAACCTCTGGCAGGCGGCCACCCTGGCCGGCGCGGTCCAGGACCCCAACGCGACGGACCCCAACCTCGGCAAGAAGCACCGCGCCGCGCTGCTCGACCGCCGCAACGTGGTGCTCAACCGGATGGCGGAGCTGAAGAAGATCACGCCGCAGGAGGCCGAGGAGGCCAAGTCCCACAAGCTCGGCTACAAGGGCTCCGACATCCCGGGCGGCTGCGGGGCCAGCGAGTACCCGTACTTCTGCGTGTACGTCCGCAACGAGATCCTCAGCAACCCGGAGTTCGGCAAGACGGCCAAGGCCCGTGAGCAGTTCCTCAACCGCGGCGGCCTGACGATCAAGACCACGATCGACCCGAAGATGCAGGCCGCGGCCGAGAAGGCGATCAAGAAGCACGTCTTCGCCTCCGACAACCCGGTGGCCTCCGAGGCCCTGGTGCAGCCGGGCACGGGCCAGATCAAGGCGATGGCGGCCAGCCGCGCGTACGGCACCAGCAAGCGCAAGAAGGAGATGTCGTACAACGTCGTGGCCGACGCGGTGCACGGCGGCGGCGTCGGCTTCCAGGCCGGCTCGACGTTCAAGACCTTCACGCTGCTGACCGCGCTCAAGCAGGGCATGAAGATCAACGACGGGTTCACGGTGGGCAGCGGCTACCGCGCCCCCTACTACTCCTCGTTCAAGAACTGCAAGGGCGAGAACATCGCCGACCCCACGCACACCGTCACCAACGACGAGGGCGGCGGCGGCTTCAAGTCGCTGGCCACCGGCACGTGGGGCTCGGTCAACACCTTCTTCATGATGCTGGAGCAGAAGGTCGGGCTGTGCGAGGTGGTCAAGACCGCCAAGGACCTCGGCATCAAGCGCTCCGACGGGCAGAAGCTGCAGGAGTTCTCCACCTTCACGCTGGGCATCAACGAGATGGACCCGGTGACCGTGGCCACCGCCTACGCGGCGATCGGGGCGCGCGGCAAGTACTGCCCGCCGATGGCGATCACCTCGATCAAGGACCGCAACGGCAAGGTCACGAACTACAAGCCCAAGTGCAAGCAGGCCATCGACCCCGAGGTGACCGACGCGGCGGCGAACATCCTGTCGGGCGTCTTCACCAAGGGCACGATGAAGGGCGTCGGCGGCATCGGCCGCCCGGCGGCGGGCAAGACCGGCACCACCGACTCGCAGGCCACCGCGTGGTTCGCCGGGTTCACCCCGGACCTCGCGGGGGCGGTCAGCATCGGCGACCCGCGCGGCGCGGTCACCCACAAGCTGAACAACATCACGATCGGCGGCCGCTACTACGGCTCGGTCTTCGGCGCCTCGATCCCCGGCCCGATCTGGAAGGACACCATGATCGCCGCGCTGAAGGACGTCCCGCCGACGGACTTCACGCCGGTCAACACCTCCCGGTTCGGCGGCTGCGGCTCGGGCTGCCAGCCGCAGCCCCGGCAGCCCGCGCAGCCCGACCCGGGCAACGACGACGGCTTCGACGTGCACTTCGGCGGCGGGGACAACTGATCGATAAGTGGTCTTTTCAATTAGGTCGGATACGACAAAACGGACACGGAAATATGGCGGTGATCATCACTCTGCACAAAAACCTCTGAGGGTTACCAGCGCCACTAGCTCAGCAAATTCGGAGTGCGTCCGCACAATGGGACGCACTCTCAGCAAAGGCCCTATTAACAGCGGCGAAACATTGGTAACGTGGGAGCGCTCCCAGGATCTTTCCGCGAGGTGCTCCATGACCGAGCAGCCCACACTGGCACAGGTGGCGGCCGCTGCGGGGGTTTCCCCGGCGACCGCATCGAGAGTCCTCACGGGCTCGGTGCGGGTCAGTACCTCGACCCGCCGCCAAGTCTACGACGCGGTCTCCCGCATGGGTTACGTCCGCCACCGGGCCCCCAGAGGCGCGGCCGCCAAGACCACGGCCGACGGTGTCACGGCCGTGATCTGTGACCACCTTCCCCGACTGTTCTCCGAGCCCTACTACGCCAGGCTCCTGTCCGCCGCGGGCGCCGTGATCGCCGAGCACGGCACCCACCTGATGGTGACCACCGTCACCCCCACCTCCTCGACCCTCCCCGCGCTGTCCGGCGCGGTGCTCATCATCGGCGCGCGCGAGCGCCACCCCTTGGCGATCAAGCTGTCCACCTCGGGCGTCCCGGTCCGCAACATCGGCCGGCCGCCCCACGACCTCAAGCTGCCGTACGCGGACGTCGACAACCTCGACGGCGGACGGCAGGCGGCCGAGCACTTCCTCCTCACCGGCCGCCGCAACGTCGCCGCGATCGGCGGCCCCCCGTCCCTGCCCGCCGCCCGCGACCGGCTGGAAGGGCTGGTGCGCACGCTCCATGCGGCCGGCGCGCCCGACGTGCCGGTGGCCTACGGCGACTTCACCGCCGCCTCGGGCACCCACGCCATGCAATGGTTGTTACGTCACGCCCCAGGGCTGGACGCGGTCTTCGTGGCCTCCGACCTGATGGCGGCGGGCGCGATCCAGGCGCTGCGGCGGGCCGGGCGCAAGGTGCCGGCCGACGTCGCGGTGATCGGGTTCGACGACGCGCCGGTCGCCAAGCACACCGTCCCCGCGCTGACCACCATCCGCCAGCCCGTCGAGGAACTGGCCACGGTGGCGACCCGGCTGCTCCTGACCGGAGCCGCGGGAGTCGACCCCGTCCTGCCCACGGAACTGGTCGTCCGTGAGTCGGCTTGAGCCAGGGGACGTTCTGGCCCGGCGGTATCTGCTGCTGGATCCGCTGGCCAGAGGCGGCATGTCGGTCATCTGGCGGGCCTTCGACCAGTCGCTGCACCGGATGATCGCCGTCAAGGTGCTCACCGCCTCCCTGCACACCGACCAGGGAGAGCGGGTGAGCGTCCGCAGCGAGGCCCGCGCCGCCGCCCGGTTCCTGCACCCCGACACGATCGAGATCTACGACTACGGGGAGACCGTCACCCCGCACGGCTCCCTCGCGGCCTACGTGGTGATGCCGCTGCTCGACGGCACGCCCCTGGGCGAGCGCATCGAGCAGGGGCCGCTGCCGTGGACCGACGCCGCGGCCATCGCGCTGCGCCTGGCCCGGGTGCTCATGGCCGGGCACGCGCGTGGCCTGGTGCACCGCGACGTCACGGCCGAGAACGTGCTGCTCACCGACGACGGGCCGAAGCTGCTCGACTTCGGCATCGCGGCGTGGGCCGGCGACCCCGAGGACGACCGGGGCACCCCGCCCTACGTCGCCCCCGAACGGCTGCTCGGCGCCCCCACCCACCCCGCGGTGGACGTCTACGCCCTCGGCGTGCTGCTGCACACCATGCTGACCGGGCGCACGCCGTACCCGGAGACCACGTGGGAGGAGATCGAGGCGGCCCGCCGCACCGAGCCCCCGCCGCGGGTCCCCGGGGTGCCGCACGCCGTCGCCACGCTGTGCCAGCGCTGCCTGGCGCACCGGCCGGAGGAGCGGCCGACGGCGGCGGAGATCGTCGCCGAGTTGACCTCCGTGCTGGGCACGGCCTCCTTCGGGCGGCACGTCCGGCGGGGGGTGACGGTCGTGGGGTCGGCCGCGGTGGCGCTGTCGGCGCTGCTGTGGTTCCAGCAGACCGGCGTCCGGCAGCAGGAGAGGGTGATCTCCGGGGGGCCGGTCGTGAGCTCCGTGCCCACGGTCAGCGCCACGGCCCGCTACCTGGAGAGCTCACCGGCCTCGGCCGTCACGGTCGAGCAGGCGGTCACCGAGTTCCAGAGCGTGCTGGAGGCCCGCACCCCGTGCGGCGCGACCGACGCCGACGTGGTGCTCGACCTCAAGCAGGTGCTGCACACCACCGTGCTGCCGCGGGGGCCGTACGGGTCGACGACGGAGAATCTGCGGCGCAAGCTCTCCGACCGGTTGCGGGAGGGCCGGCTGGCGCCGGCCTGCCTGAGCGAGCTGCAGGCCCGGCTCGACGACATCGAGCAGGCGCTCAAGCGCGACTGACCCGCGTGTTGATGGAGGGGTACGGCAGCACCAGCCGTACCCCTCCCTTGCGCGCGGCCCGTGCCCCTCGCAAAAGCACGCCCGCGCGGGTCTCACGCGCAGGTGTAGCCGCTCGGCACCTGCGTGTTGCCGTCCGGCCGGCTGGCCTGGAAGCCGAAGCTGGTCGAGGCGTTCGGCGCCAGCGTGCCGTTGCTGCCGCTGTTGCGCGCCGTGACCGTGGAGCCGCTGACGCTGAGGGTCGCGTTCCAGGAGCCGGTGATCGTGTGCCCGGCCGGGAGCGTGAAGGTCACGGTCCAGCCGTTCTTGGTCGCCGAGCCGGTGTTGGTCACCGTCACGGGCTGGATGACGTAGCCGTTGTTCCACTGGGTCTGCGTGGTGGCGACGGCCGTGCAGCCGCCGCCGGTGCCGCCGCCGGACAGGGTGGTCACGGTGACGGCCCCCGACTCCGGTGAGACGTTGCCTGCGGCGTCCCTGGCCCGCACCCGGTAGCGGTAGGTGGTGGACGGCGTCAGGCCGCTGTCGGTGTAGGACCGCCCGCCGGTGGTGCCGACGACCGAGAAGGAGTCGCCGGTGGCGCGCAGCACGTCGTAGCCGGTCACGCCCACGTTGTCGC encodes:
- a CDS encoding transglycosylase domain-containing protein: MSSIARLIGAAAAAGVVAAAIALPAVGGTGAMFVGASEDLGIKPEELKEPPLAEQTTVLDAKGNEIAYFYEQYRTTVSLDQVADVMKNAIISIEDYRFYEHGAIDIEGTVRALAKNLASGGIAQGGSSITQQYVKQVLLNSATTEKEKNAALEASYARKLKELRYAMAVEEKYTKDQILEKYLNIAYFGASAYGVEAAAQRFFGVSASELNLWQAATLAGAVQDPNATDPNLGKKHRAALLDRRNVVLNRMAELKKITPQEAEEAKSHKLGYKGSDIPGGCGASEYPYFCVYVRNEILSNPEFGKTAKAREQFLNRGGLTIKTTIDPKMQAAAEKAIKKHVFASDNPVASEALVQPGTGQIKAMAASRAYGTSKRKKEMSYNVVADAVHGGGVGFQAGSTFKTFTLLTALKQGMKINDGFTVGSGYRAPYYSSFKNCKGENIADPTHTVTNDEGGGGFKSLATGTWGSVNTFFMMLEQKVGLCEVVKTAKDLGIKRSDGQKLQEFSTFTLGINEMDPVTVATAYAAIGARGKYCPPMAITSIKDRNGKVTNYKPKCKQAIDPEVTDAAANILSGVFTKGTMKGVGGIGRPAAGKTGTTDSQATAWFAGFTPDLAGAVSIGDPRGAVTHKLNNITIGGRYYGSVFGASIPGPIWKDTMIAALKDVPPTDFTPVNTSRFGGCGSGCQPQPRQPAQPDPGNDDGFDVHFGGGDN
- a CDS encoding LacI family DNA-binding transcriptional regulator, which translates into the protein MTEQPTLAQVAAAAGVSPATASRVLTGSVRVSTSTRRQVYDAVSRMGYVRHRAPRGAAAKTTADGVTAVICDHLPRLFSEPYYARLLSAAGAVIAEHGTHLMVTTVTPTSSTLPALSGAVLIIGARERHPLAIKLSTSGVPVRNIGRPPHDLKLPYADVDNLDGGRQAAEHFLLTGRRNVAAIGGPPSLPAARDRLEGLVRTLHAAGAPDVPVAYGDFTAASGTHAMQWLLRHAPGLDAVFVASDLMAAGAIQALRRAGRKVPADVAVIGFDDAPVAKHTVPALTTIRQPVEELATVATRLLLTGAAGVDPVLPTELVVRESA
- a CDS encoding serine/threonine-protein kinase, which codes for MSRLEPGDVLARRYLLLDPLARGGMSVIWRAFDQSLHRMIAVKVLTASLHTDQGERVSVRSEARAAARFLHPDTIEIYDYGETVTPHGSLAAYVVMPLLDGTPLGERIEQGPLPWTDAAAIALRLARVLMAGHARGLVHRDVTAENVLLTDDGPKLLDFGIAAWAGDPEDDRGTPPYVAPERLLGAPTHPAVDVYALGVLLHTMLTGRTPYPETTWEEIEAARRTEPPPRVPGVPHAVATLCQRCLAHRPEERPTAAEIVAELTSVLGTASFGRHVRRGVTVVGSAAVALSALLWFQQTGVRQQERVISGGPVVSSVPTVSATARYLESSPASAVTVEQAVTEFQSVLEARTPCGATDADVVLDLKQVLHTTVLPRGPYGSTTENLRRKLSDRLREGRLAPACLSELQARLDDIEQALKRD